In a genomic window of Armatimonadota bacterium:
- a CDS encoding HAD-IA family hydrolase, whose translation MPAPWGSNFTPSVSPSPGMSVRPRVVFFDLDDTLVDETGLMADCVRQVAEVMQDTYPLTPDLVVRTYLEASVDLWRRVTPAQPGVTIRRMRRWTWEETLRRLGVSGPVEPFLERYTSLRDGLVRAFPDARPVLVELRRRGYRTGVISNGETALQRWKLQATGLEQLLESVLTSQEVGCSKPDPAVFLEAARRVGARPAECWMVGDLLHADVAGARAAGMTAVWVCRRPDLAGSGEAEPHHTVDCLSELLAILP comes from the coding sequence ATGCCCGCCCCATGGGGGTCAAACTTCACCCCCTCCGTGAGCCCGAGCCCAGGAATGTCTGTGCGACCCCGGGTGGTCTTCTTCGACCTTGACGACACCCTGGTGGACGAAACGGGGCTGATGGCCGACTGCGTCCGCCAGGTAGCCGAAGTCATGCAAGACACTTACCCACTGACCCCGGACCTGGTGGTCCGGACCTACCTGGAGGCCTCCGTAGACCTCTGGCGGCGCGTGACCCCTGCCCAGCCCGGGGTCACCATCCGCCGGATGCGCCGGTGGACCTGGGAAGAGACGCTGCGCCGGCTCGGTGTCTCCGGCCCTGTGGAACCGTTCCTCGAACGCTACACGTCCCTCCGCGATGGCCTCGTCCGGGCCTTCCCGGACGCGCGCCCCGTGCTCGTGGAGCTGCGCCGGCGCGGGTACCGCACGGGAGTGATTTCCAACGGGGAGACCGCACTCCAGCGGTGGAAGTTGCAGGCTACCGGGCTAGAGCAGCTGCTGGAATCGGTGCTGACCAGTCAAGAGGTGGGCTGCAGCAAGCCTGACCCCGCGGTGTTCCTGGAGGCCGCACGGCGGGTGGGAGCCCGTCCTGCGGAGTGCTGGATGGTGGGTGACCTGCTGCATGCGGACGTAGCCGGAGCCCGGGCGGCCGGGATGACCGCGGTGTGGGTGTGCCGCCGGCCGGACCTGGCGGGCTCCGGGGAAGCCGAACCGCACCACACCGTGGACTGCCTGTCCGAACTTCTGGCGATCCTGCCCTGA